GACGGCTTGCCCGTAGGCTGGGGCAAAGCCAGCTCCGGCCAGCTGAAGAATCATTTGCCCAAGGGTCTGCGGATTCTAAAAGCCCATATTGACGAAGTTTAGGCTGCTGACCAGTTCACGAATCCTTCATAAGCATATGATGTCATTATCCCATGGAGGTCCGCCGGACTTAAGCGGCGGCAAGTGGGAACAGACATGAATCAAGGGAGGAATCAGACATGGGTGCAGGTGTAGGCTTCACTTCGACCGGTGCGATCTTGGTACTCTTC
The window above is part of the Paenibacillus sp. FSL H8-0048 genome. Proteins encoded here:
- a CDS encoding sporulation protein YjcZ translates to MGAGVGFTSTGAILVLFILLVIISRSLFV